From Leptotrichia wadei, one genomic window encodes:
- the cmk gene encoding (d)CMP kinase, with product MIIAIDGPAGSGKSTIAKLVAKDMGLVYLDTGAMYRLVTLKALNEGILGNDGLNELEKIKKLLDNLNIDIRENGFYLDDVDVSEEIRKPVVSENVSDVAAIREVREKMVDLQRKFSESKNVILDGRDIGTVVFPNADLKIFLVADAKERAKRRYRELIEKGENVEIEEIYENILKRDKIDSTRKESPLKKAKDAVEVDTTSKSIEEVKNEILRMVNSNI from the coding sequence ATGATAATCGCTATTGATGGTCCAGCAGGAAGCGGTAAAAGCACTATTGCAAAGCTGGTTGCAAAGGATATGGGGCTTGTTTATCTTGATACTGGAGCTATGTACAGGCTTGTTACGTTAAAGGCTTTAAATGAGGGAATATTGGGGAATGATGGATTGAATGAATTGGAGAAAATAAAAAAACTGCTTGATAATCTTAATATTGATATTAGAGAGAATGGATTTTATCTTGATGATGTTGATGTAAGTGAAGAGATTAGAAAGCCTGTTGTTTCAGAGAATGTATCAGATGTTGCGGCAATTCGTGAGGTTCGGGAAAAAATGGTAGATTTGCAGAGAAAATTTTCAGAATCTAAAAATGTCATTTTGGATGGACGTGATATTGGAACGGTTGTTTTTCCAAATGCGGATTTGAAAATTTTTTTGGTTGCTGATGCTAAGGAAAGGGCTAAAAGACGTTATAGGGAACTTATTGAAAAAGGTGAAAATGTTGAGATTGAAGAAATTTATGAGAATATTTTGAAAAGAGACAAGATTGACTCGACACGGAAGGAAAGTCCATTAAAAAAGGCAAAGGATGCAGTTGAAGTTGATACTACTTCTAAAAGTATTGAAGAAGTGAAAAATGAGATTTTGAGAATGGTAAATTCAAATATTTAA
- a CDS encoding HU family DNA-binding protein translates to MSKKEFVDAYAKATGETKKRAEELVNQFLDTVEEVLLNGDSVQFVGWGTFEVKERAARTGINPQTKEEIQIPAKKVVKFKVGKKLADNVAEGK, encoded by the coding sequence ATGTCAAAAAAAGAATTTGTAGATGCTTATGCAAAAGCTACAGGAGAAACTAAAAAAAGAGCAGAAGAATTGGTAAACCAATTTTTAGATACTGTGGAAGAAGTATTATTAAATGGAGATTCAGTTCAATTTGTTGGATGGGGAACATTTGAAGTGAAAGAAAGAGCGGCAAGAACTGGAATTAATCCACAAACTAAAGAAGAAATTCAAATACCTGCAAAAAAAGTTGTTAAATTTAAAGTTGGTAAAAAATTAGCTGATAACGTAGCTGAAGGAAAATAA
- a CDS encoding 3-deoxy-D-manno-octulosonic acid transferase, with amino-acid sequence MILYNLLRNLLYFVIMILAIFNGKLLKFFKSRLFQKIENDDFLNSGEEAIFIHFSSVGEFNLTKELISEILEGKKTGKKEKVILSVMTNTGFEAVSKEYSENRNVKIFYFPLDDFLAIRKIYKKYKIKKTLIIETEIWPNLYYFAAKNGELFIVNGRLTEKKLKSYLKFGWIVKKTVNRAKKIMVQSVSDRERYEKLGIKRDKIKVYKNLKYSIKYNKISEDQKKEYYDTVVDRNKKAIVCGSTRPDEEKIWLDVFEKININNEYQLIIVPRHLKRVYEIEKMILEKFSRNDYSLFTKIEKNKKNSETGKYKKIVIVDKMGILTDFYQMSDFAFVGGTLVDIGGHSILEPLYYGKKPIIGKYFQNIEEIVKDAKELGFIEIVENEDEIVEYLKKFENVDTREFFEKNNEINKILDEILY; translated from the coding sequence ATGATTTTATATAATTTATTAAGAAATTTACTGTATTTTGTAATAATGATTTTAGCAATATTTAATGGCAAATTACTAAAATTTTTTAAATCACGATTATTTCAGAAAATAGAGAATGATGATTTTTTAAATAGTGGTGAGGAGGCAATTTTTATTCACTTTTCATCAGTTGGAGAATTTAATTTGACAAAGGAACTTATTTCAGAAATATTAGAGGGAAAAAAGACTGGAAAAAAAGAGAAGGTTATTCTTTCTGTTATGACAAATACTGGATTTGAGGCAGTTAGTAAAGAATATTCTGAAAATAGGAATGTAAAAATATTTTATTTTCCACTTGATGATTTTCTTGCAATTCGTAAAATTTATAAAAAATATAAAATAAAAAAAACATTGATTATAGAAACCGAAATTTGGCCGAATTTATATTATTTTGCCGCTAAAAATGGAGAATTATTTATTGTCAATGGGAGACTTACTGAAAAAAAATTAAAGTCATATCTAAAATTTGGCTGGATCGTCAAAAAAACTGTAAATCGTGCAAAAAAAATAATGGTGCAGAGTGTTTCTGACAGGGAAAGATATGAAAAACTTGGAATTAAAAGGGATAAAATTAAGGTTTATAAAAATTTGAAATATTCAATTAAATATAATAAAATTTCAGAAGATCAAAAAAAAGAATACTATGATACAGTTGTAGATAGAAATAAAAAAGCAATTGTATGTGGAAGTACACGTCCAGATGAGGAAAAAATTTGGCTGGATGTTTTTGAAAAAATAAATATAAATAATGAATATCAGCTGATTATTGTGCCACGGCATTTGAAACGGGTTTATGAAATTGAAAAGATGATTTTGGAAAAATTTTCGAGAAATGATTATTCTTTGTTTACCAAAATTGAAAAGAATAAAAAAAATAGTGAAACTGGGAAATATAAAAAAATAGTTATAGTTGATAAAATGGGAATTTTGACTGATTTTTATCAGATGTCGGATTTTGCATTTGTTGGCGGAACACTTGTAGATATTGGCGGACATTCGATTTTAGAGCCGCTTTATTATGGGAAAAAGCCAATTATTGGGAAGTATTTTCAAAATATTGAAGAAATTGTGAAGGATGCTAAAGAACTTGGATTTATTGAAATTGTGGAAAATGAAGATGAGATTGTCGAGTATTTGAAAAAATTTGAAAATGTTGATACGAGGGAGTTTTTTGAGAAAAATAATGAAATAAATAAAATACTGGATGAAATTTTATATTAA
- the trmB gene encoding tRNA (guanosine(46)-N7)-methyltransferase TrmB — MENKNKDKIEIIGKNGQKIEITEAEQERRAKIKKVNDEFKVANAEKSRIINEKEIWKYFFEKPKKNYNKYMYEMLEFPEHLMYNNESVDEYRGKWNEFFGNKNDIYLEIGCGSGNFTVQNAEKFKDRNYIALELRFKRLVLGAKKSKKRNLDNILFVRKRAETILDFLGKDEISGVYINFPDPWEGEEKKRVISNALFSKLDIILRTNGKLFFKTDHDQYYEDVLELVKKLDNYEIIYHTNDLHNSEKASENIKTEFEQMFLSKHNMNIKYIEIEKIK; from the coding sequence ATGGAAAATAAAAATAAGGATAAGATTGAAATTATTGGGAAAAATGGGCAGAAAATTGAAATTACTGAAGCCGAGCAGGAAAGAAGGGCTAAAATAAAGAAAGTTAATGATGAATTTAAAGTAGCAAATGCGGAAAAAAGCAGAATTATAAATGAAAAAGAAATTTGGAAATATTTCTTTGAAAAGCCTAAAAAAAATTATAATAAATATATGTATGAAATGCTTGAATTTCCTGAGCATTTGATGTATAATAATGAAAGTGTTGATGAATATCGTGGAAAATGGAATGAATTTTTTGGAAATAAAAATGACATTTATTTGGAAATAGGTTGTGGAAGCGGAAATTTTACGGTTCAAAATGCAGAGAAATTTAAAGATAGAAATTATATCGCATTGGAATTACGATTTAAAAGACTTGTCTTGGGAGCAAAAAAATCTAAAAAAAGAAACTTAGATAATATTTTATTTGTAAGAAAAAGAGCGGAAACAATACTGGATTTTTTGGGAAAAGATGAAATTTCAGGAGTGTATATTAATTTTCCTGATCCTTGGGAAGGTGAGGAGAAAAAAAGAGTTATAAGCAATGCTCTGTTTTCTAAATTAGATATTATTTTAAGAACAAATGGGAAATTATTTTTTAAAACTGATCATGATCAATATTATGAAGATGTTTTGGAATTGGTAAAGAAACTTGATAATTATGAAATTATTTACCATACAAATGATTTGCATAATTCAGAAAAGGCAAGTGAAAATATTAAAACTGAATTTGAACAAATGTTTTTGAGTAAACATAATATGAATATTAAATATATAGAAATTGAAAAAATTAAATAG
- a CDS encoding methyltransferase regulatory domain-containing protein encodes MENKNTYSELLYKSNPFNYTIPALLEAHGRLYGLTPKDSRKAKVLELGSSFGGNIITQALYNPEAEFVGIDLTAEQVKKGNEVIKKIGLKNIKLIEKNILDINEDFGKFDYIIVHGVFSWVPKEVQDKIIKICNENLTEEGIAYISYNTYPGWKEPDKIREMMIYANKYFPEISLGDKNQRGKAFISIVAEQMKIYEDISKKKGDFIKQIEEVVGMQDYYVAHEYCEDLNNPLYLNEFVDLIKKGNLEYISDVALRLSIISTYNKDTVDKLQQLSQGDHVIKEQCLDYILDTKFRRSLVCKNSQAKKLNFSESFPNEVLDSFLLSLRYTKEELKTLNEDNVKEIMLHLAETPNKSFVVKDAITYWEKNIAKDKNEEKKNEVLSNLRKFILNSMINGKIKFYCSENEIVPYEENKVYIPEKFRNYIRTLIIGEGAGVVGIANSRNEIINDLNDVDVIVADILSEPKTEKEIIEKLSKTAIYRTMPDGERKEVEASEYLPESIRKFEFLGYFSKR; translated from the coding sequence ATGGAAAATAAAAATACATACAGTGAACTGCTTTACAAGTCAAATCCATTTAATTATACTATACCGGCATTACTGGAGGCACATGGAAGATTATATGGACTGACTCCGAAAGATTCAAGAAAGGCTAAAGTGCTGGAATTAGGATCATCATTTGGAGGGAATATTATTACACAGGCACTTTATAATCCTGAAGCTGAATTTGTTGGAATTGATTTGACGGCTGAACAAGTTAAAAAAGGAAATGAAGTTATTAAAAAAATAGGTTTAAAAAATATAAAATTAATTGAAAAAAATATTTTGGATATAAATGAAGATTTTGGAAAATTTGATTATATTATTGTTCATGGTGTATTTTCTTGGGTTCCAAAAGAAGTGCAGGATAAAATTATTAAAATTTGCAATGAAAATTTGACTGAGGAAGGAATTGCCTATATTTCATATAATACTTATCCAGGATGGAAGGAACCTGATAAAATACGTGAAATGATGATTTATGCAAATAAATATTTCCCAGAAATTTCATTAGGGGATAAAAATCAGCGTGGAAAAGCTTTTATTTCAATTGTTGCAGAACAAATGAAAATATACGAGGATATTTCTAAGAAAAAAGGAGATTTTATTAAGCAGATAGAAGAAGTTGTAGGTATGCAAGATTATTATGTGGCTCACGAATATTGTGAAGATCTTAATAATCCGTTATATTTAAATGAATTTGTAGACTTAATAAAAAAGGGAAATTTAGAATATATATCAGATGTTGCCTTGAGATTATCCATTATCAGCACTTATAATAAGGATACTGTGGATAAGTTGCAGCAGTTGTCACAAGGAGATCATGTAATAAAGGAACAATGTCTTGATTATATACTTGACACTAAATTTAGAAGATCGCTAGTTTGTAAAAATAGTCAAGCTAAAAAACTTAATTTTAGCGAAAGCTTTCCTAATGAAGTATTGGATTCATTCCTGTTATCATTGAGATATACGAAGGAAGAACTGAAAACGTTGAATGAAGATAATGTTAAGGAAATTATGCTTCATCTGGCAGAAACACCGAATAAAAGTTTTGTTGTTAAGGATGCCATAACATATTGGGAAAAAAATATTGCTAAAGATAAAAATGAGGAAAAGAAAAATGAAGTGCTTTCTAATTTGAGAAAATTTATTTTGAACAGCATGATTAATGGTAAAATCAAATTTTACTGTTCTGAAAATGAGATAGTTCCTTATGAAGAAAATAAAGTTTATATTCCTGAAAAATTCAGAAATTACATAAGAACTTTGATTATTGGAGAAGGTGCTGGAGTAGTAGGAATAGCAAATTCGAGAAATGAAATTATTAATGACTTAAATGATGTTGATGTAATAGTTGCAGATATTTTATCAGAACCAAAGACAGAAAAAGAAATAATTGAAAAATTATCAAAAACTGCCATTTATAGAACAATGCCAGATGGAGAGAGAAAAGAAGTGGAAGCTTCTGAATATTTGCCTGAAAGCATAAGAAAATTTGAGTTTTTAGGTTATTTTTCAAAAAGATAA
- a CDS encoding mechanosensitive ion channel family protein: protein MKGLEKFLELDTIIRFLKTNLFKLFIIYLIVKIGKIFKNRIEKILKIILDKSNVDKSVASFLLSIYSILYYFILIYSSVGILGINTTSITTFLGAAGIVLGIAFKETLGNFCGGLIILTFKPFSVGDTIEYNNYIGTVKKIELFYTKMLNPQNEVVIIPNGIVTNTEIRNIKQNGERRLDLEVGVSYNSNIQEVKSVLERIVKEETMNEVEETQIKNNLLIKLQNTILEKREKSKINLFATIFSRKKMKEAEDEATQKSEEEIYENDKNTEDTSSISKVINDDEKMILASKPSIIGVGQLAESAIIFYVYVYTRSENYLNLKMKLNEKIKTEFDKAGIEIPYPQMDVHVSK from the coding sequence GTGAAAGGATTGGAAAAATTTTTAGAGCTGGATACTATAATTAGATTTTTAAAAACTAATCTTTTTAAATTATTTATAATTTATTTAATCGTAAAAATTGGGAAAATATTTAAGAATAGAATTGAAAAAATATTGAAAATTATACTTGATAAATCAAATGTCGATAAAAGTGTGGCTTCATTTTTGCTTTCAATTTATTCGATTTTATATTATTTTATCCTAATTTATTCTTCAGTAGGAATCCTTGGGATTAATACAACTTCGATTACGACATTTTTAGGAGCGGCTGGGATCGTTTTAGGGATCGCCTTTAAGGAAACTTTGGGAAATTTTTGCGGAGGGCTTATAATTCTTACGTTTAAGCCGTTCAGTGTTGGAGATACGATAGAATACAATAATTATATTGGGACTGTAAAGAAAATAGAATTATTTTATACAAAAATGTTAAATCCGCAAAATGAGGTTGTAATAATTCCAAATGGAATAGTTACTAATACTGAAATAAGAAATATTAAGCAAAATGGAGAACGTAGACTTGATTTGGAAGTTGGAGTTTCATATAATAGCAATATTCAGGAGGTAAAAAGTGTTTTAGAGAGAATTGTTAAAGAGGAAACAATGAATGAAGTCGAGGAAACACAGATTAAAAATAATTTGCTTATAAAACTTCAAAATACAATTTTAGAAAAACGTGAAAAAAGTAAAATTAATTTATTTGCAACAATTTTTTCTAGAAAAAAAATGAAGGAAGCTGAAGATGAGGCAACCCAAAAATCTGAAGAGGAAATTTATGAAAATGATAAAAATACAGAAGATACATCAAGTATTTCAAAAGTTATCAATGATGATGAAAAAATGATTCTGGCTTCAAAGCCATCTATTATAGGAGTTGGTCAGCTGGCAGAGTCTGCGATAATATTTTATGTTTATGTTTACACACGTTCAGAAAATTATTTGAATTTAAAGATGAAGTTGAATGAAAAAATAAAAACTGAATTTGATAAGGCAGGAATTGAAATACCATATCCACAAATGGATGTGCATGTATCAAAATAA
- a CDS encoding MBL fold metallo-hydrolase: MELKRFLNDNAVQSNCYIISYGKNCYVMDPGQEKMTEVVDYIEKNELNLLGVLLTHGHWDHILGIPSMLEYKKVPVYVSEGGYEFLFNPELSLFAWREGDFELNKEDVQIITLKENDKIGENGKISGNADDVEVYFEIIETPGHSRGDICYYDKKNKVLFSGDTLFAGTYGRVDLPTSDPIQMGKSLKKLFALNPDIKVYPGHGFDTTIEVEKRYY; this comes from the coding sequence ATGGAATTAAAAAGATTTTTGAACGACAATGCAGTTCAAAGTAACTGTTACATTATTTCTTATGGGAAAAACTGCTATGTTATGGATCCTGGACAAGAGAAAATGACAGAAGTTGTTGATTATATTGAGAAAAATGAGTTGAATTTACTGGGAGTTCTTTTGACGCATGGGCATTGGGATCATATTTTGGGAATACCATCTATGTTAGAATATAAAAAAGTACCTGTTTATGTGAGTGAAGGCGGGTATGAATTTTTATTTAATCCTGAATTGTCGCTTTTTGCTTGGAGAGAAGGGGATTTTGAACTAAATAAGGAAGATGTCCAAATTATAACTTTAAAGGAAAATGATAAAATTGGTGAAAATGGGAAAATTTCTGGAAATGCTGATGATGTGGAAGTTTACTTTGAAATAATTGAAACTCCAGGGCATAGCAGAGGGGATATTTGCTATTATGATAAAAAAAATAAAGTATTATTTTCTGGAGATACATTGTTTGCTGGGACTTATGGAAGAGTGGATTTACCAACGAGTGATCCGATCCAAATGGGAAAATCGTTGAAAAAATTGTTTGCTTTGAATCCAGATATTAAAGTTTATCCAGGACATGGATTTGATACTACTATTGAAGTAGAAAAAAGATATTATTAA
- the dtd gene encoding D-aminoacyl-tRNA deacylase, with the protein MKIIIQRVNFAKIFVNNEFKGEIQKGIVAYVGVANGDCEKDIDFCIDKLINLRIFDDENGKLNLSVKDIKGELLIVSNFTIYGNTKKGRRPSYTDSAKANEAQEIYNLFLQKLKDTNIRFETGEFGQYMRTISENDGPVNLILSSDL; encoded by the coding sequence ATGAAAATAATAATTCAAAGAGTGAATTTTGCAAAAATATTTGTAAATAATGAATTTAAAGGAGAAATTCAAAAGGGAATAGTTGCTTATGTTGGAGTTGCCAATGGAGATTGTGAGAAGGATATTGACTTTTGTATTGACAAATTAATTAATCTTAGAATTTTTGATGATGAAAATGGGAAATTAAATTTGTCGGTAAAAGATATAAAAGGAGAATTATTAATTGTAAGCAATTTTACAATTTATGGAAATACCAAAAAAGGAAGAAGACCAAGCTACACAGATTCTGCAAAAGCTAACGAAGCTCAAGAGATCTATAACCTTTTTTTACAAAAATTGAAGGATACGAATATTAGATTTGAAACAGGGGAATTTGGGCAATATATGAGAACTATCTCTGAAAATGATGGACCTGTAAATTTAATATTATCTTCAGATTTGTAA
- a CDS encoding C40 family peptidase, translating into MAKKSTLTMACMLLTVGCTGLQTNSENSSKAGKNNNDLLSNSDGNDKDDDIVVEIARERDNRQEDIKDSHANRIEKNHSHHSSSNDESEVSRASEKNQLNEDIDNIKITKLFDENSLVDRSMPNSQLVLQKLSELKRKQQEILKHGTVSQKKTVKLQNDLLKSYSHWKGTKYELGGDSPSGMDCSALTRRVYREVYGYELPRQTVQQIKVGAHIPRENLKPGDIVFFKPEDTNNHTAVYLGDSLFINASSSKGVVISTLENTYWNKYFKYGVRVRMA; encoded by the coding sequence ATGGCAAAAAAATCAACTTTGACAATGGCTTGCATGCTGCTGACAGTGGGATGTACAGGATTGCAGACAAATAGCGAAAATAGCTCTAAAGCAGGGAAAAATAACAATGATCTTTTATCTAATAGTGACGGGAATGATAAAGATGATGATATTGTTGTTGAAATAGCAAGAGAAAGAGATAATAGGCAGGAGGATATAAAGGATTCGCATGCCAATAGAATAGAGAAAAATCATAGTCATCATAGCAGCAGTAATGATGAATCTGAAGTTTCAAGAGCATCTGAAAAGAATCAGTTAAATGAAGATATAGATAATATTAAGATTACAAAATTATTTGATGAAAATAGTCTGGTCGATCGTTCAATGCCAAATTCCCAGTTAGTGCTGCAAAAATTATCTGAACTAAAGAGAAAGCAGCAGGAAATATTAAAGCATGGCACAGTTAGCCAGAAAAAGACTGTAAAATTGCAAAATGACCTATTAAAGTCATATAGTCATTGGAAAGGTACAAAATATGAACTTGGAGGAGATTCACCAAGCGGAATGGACTGTTCAGCACTGACACGTAGAGTTTATCGGGAAGTATATGGATACGAGCTACCAAGACAGACAGTACAGCAAATTAAAGTAGGGGCTCATATTCCTAGGGAAAATTTAAAACCAGGAGATATTGTATTTTTTAAGCCGGAAGATACAAACAACCATACGGCAGTTTATTTGGGGGATTCTCTTTTTATTAATGCATCTTCATCTAAAGGAGTTGTGATTTCAACATTGGAGAATACTTACTGGAATAAATATTTTAAATATGGCGTAAGAGTTAGAATGGCTTAG
- a CDS encoding aspartate-semialdehyde dehydrogenase yields the protein MKNYKVAIIGATGLVGRTFLKVLKERNFPVEKLYLYASANSAGKKIEFNGTEYTVMELKDETIANDIDVALFSAGGGVSLEYAPKFKAKGAVVIDNSSAWRMDKNIPLVVPEANPEALKNHPGIIANPNCSTIQVMPVLKVLQEKYGLKRVIYSTYQAVAGSGQKGLNDLEANLKGEPSKGYPHQIAFNALPHIDVFLDNGYTKEEEKMINETRKILNLPDLKVTATCVRVPIRFGHAVSVNVELEKPFELEDVIRAFEEKEGVIVQNDGKNNVYPMPINAQDTDEVYVGRIRKDFSADNALNLWVVADNIRKGAATNTIQIAETLIKEGAL from the coding sequence ATGAAAAATTACAAAGTGGCGATTATAGGAGCTACAGGACTTGTTGGAAGAACATTTTTAAAAGTATTAAAGGAAAGAAATTTTCCAGTGGAAAAATTGTATCTTTATGCTTCAGCTAATTCAGCAGGTAAAAAGATTGAATTTAATGGTACAGAATATACTGTTATGGAATTAAAGGATGAAACTATAGCTAATGATATTGATGTAGCTTTATTTTCAGCTGGAGGAGGGGTATCACTTGAATATGCTCCAAAATTTAAAGCTAAAGGTGCAGTTGTTATAGATAACAGCAGTGCTTGGAGAATGGATAAAAATATTCCATTGGTAGTTCCTGAAGCTAATCCAGAAGCATTGAAAAATCATCCTGGAATTATTGCAAATCCAAATTGCTCTACAATTCAAGTAATGCCTGTATTAAAGGTATTGCAAGAAAAATACGGATTGAAAAGAGTAATTTATTCTACTTATCAGGCTGTTGCAGGTTCTGGGCAAAAGGGACTTAACGACTTAGAAGCTAATTTAAAAGGAGAACCATCAAAAGGGTATCCACATCAAATTGCATTTAATGCATTGCCTCATATTGATGTATTTTTAGATAATGGATATACAAAAGAAGAAGAAAAAATGATTAATGAAACTAGAAAAATATTAAACTTGCCAGATTTAAAAGTAACTGCAACTTGTGTAAGAGTTCCAATTAGATTTGGACATGCAGTATCTGTAAATGTGGAATTGGAAAAACCTTTTGAATTGGAAGATGTAATTCGTGCATTTGAAGAAAAAGAAGGAGTTATTGTGCAAAACGATGGTAAGAATAATGTTTATCCAATGCCTATAAATGCACAAGATACTGATGAAGTTTATGTTGGAAGAATTAGAAAAGACTTTTCAGCTGATAATGCTCTAAATTTATGGGTTGTGGCAGACAACATCAGAAAAGGTGCAGCTACAAATACAATTCAAATTGCTGAAACTTTAATAAAAGAAGGAGCACTATAA